The uncultured Ilyobacter sp. genome has a segment encoding these proteins:
- a CDS encoding glycogen/starch/alpha-glucan phosphorylase, with protein MSTRPRKSRPSSTTAATRNPLIARFLHHLRFTQGEAWVTATPHDHFVSLALAVRDRMIDRMVATQRTYHRRDVKRVYYLSLEYLLGRSLRNNLVCLGLYESCREDLAKLDIDLERVCDLEPDAGLGNGGLGRLAACYLDSAATLQLPVYGYGIRYEYGIFEQEIANGWQVEHPDYWLRFGTPWEVPRPEFTTAVRLYGRLEDRQDKQGRYRPAWVDYRTVMGLPYDMPIVGYGVNTVNILRLWSARASHVFDLAAFNRGGYVEAVREKAVSETISKVLYPSDELESGKELRLQQQYFFVACTLSDIIRRYEKTHDHYHKLPHKIAIQLNDTHPALAIAEMMRLLIDERGMDWDPAWEITQKCFAYTNHTLLPEALEVWPVSLLGRVLPRHLQIIFEINKRFLEQVELRWPGDSERQRDVSLVQEMPEKAIRMANLSIVGSHSVNGVAALHTDLIRSRLVPRFAEMWPDKFINHTNGITPRRWLRACNEPLSHAISERIGDDWISNLDDLRKLEAYADDSDFQDRFIEAKVLNKQRFADWCRRRMGIQLNTNALFDVQVKRLHEYKRQLMNILQVIMRYQRLLDDPGCDLPPRVVLFGAKAAPAYSRAKLIIKLINDVAYTINHDQRVNNRLKVLFVPNYCVSLAELVIPAADLSEQISTAGMEASGTGNMKLALNGALTIGTLDGANIEIRDAVGEENFFLFGLTAEQVAEQRPTYDPWTIYNGSERISRALHALTDGTFNSDRPDLFAPIFDWLTHERDFYMIMADMESYLAAQDQVDARWHDTRGWARSAILNVARVGYFSSDRAVWEYATETWGVKPIAIRVPAQVRSHLPPASGPTEPTPAIATVKS; from the coding sequence ATGAGCACACGCCCTCGCAAATCGAGGCCATCATCGACTACTGCCGCGACGCGTAATCCGCTGATCGCGCGTTTCCTGCACCACCTGCGTTTTACGCAGGGTGAGGCCTGGGTGACGGCGACGCCGCACGACCATTTTGTCAGCCTGGCCCTGGCGGTGCGCGACCGCATGATCGACCGGATGGTCGCCACGCAGCGGACCTACCACCGGCGCGACGTTAAGCGGGTGTACTACCTGTCGCTCGAATACCTGCTGGGGCGTTCGCTGCGAAATAACCTCGTCTGCCTGGGGCTGTACGAATCCTGCCGCGAGGATCTGGCCAAGCTGGACATTGATCTTGAGCGCGTGTGCGATCTGGAGCCCGATGCCGGTCTGGGCAACGGCGGGCTTGGCCGTCTGGCGGCGTGCTATCTCGACTCCGCCGCGACGCTGCAATTGCCGGTCTACGGCTACGGCATTCGCTACGAGTACGGCATTTTCGAGCAGGAGATCGCCAACGGCTGGCAGGTCGAGCATCCCGATTACTGGCTGCGCTTTGGCACGCCGTGGGAAGTTCCGCGGCCGGAATTCACGACCGCCGTGCGGCTCTACGGCCGGCTCGAAGATCGTCAGGACAAGCAGGGTCGCTATCGTCCGGCGTGGGTCGATTACCGCACCGTGATGGGGCTTCCGTATGACATGCCGATCGTCGGTTACGGCGTGAACACGGTCAACATTTTGCGGCTCTGGTCGGCACGGGCTTCGCACGTGTTCGACTTGGCGGCGTTCAATCGCGGCGGCTACGTCGAGGCGGTGCGTGAGAAGGCCGTCAGCGAAACAATCTCGAAGGTGCTTTACCCGAGCGACGAACTCGAATCCGGGAAGGAACTGCGGCTTCAGCAGCAGTATTTTTTCGTGGCGTGTACGCTGAGCGACATCATCCGCCGCTACGAGAAGACGCACGACCACTATCACAAGCTTCCGCACAAGATCGCGATTCAGCTCAACGACACGCATCCGGCCCTGGCAATCGCCGAGATGATGCGTTTGCTGATCGACGAACGCGGGATGGACTGGGATCCGGCGTGGGAAATCACGCAGAAGTGCTTCGCGTATACGAATCACACGCTGCTGCCGGAAGCGTTGGAAGTGTGGCCGGTCTCGCTGCTGGGCCGCGTGTTGCCGCGCCACCTGCAAATCATCTTCGAGATCAACAAGCGATTTCTCGAGCAGGTCGAATTGCGCTGGCCAGGCGACAGTGAGCGGCAGCGCGATGTCTCACTCGTACAGGAAATGCCCGAGAAGGCGATCCGCATGGCGAACCTGTCGATCGTTGGCAGCCATTCGGTCAACGGCGTGGCCGCATTGCACACCGATCTGATTCGGTCGCGGCTGGTGCCGCGCTTCGCCGAGATGTGGCCGGATAAGTTCATCAACCACACCAACGGCATCACGCCGCGACGCTGGCTGCGGGCGTGCAACGAGCCACTTTCGCACGCGATCAGCGAACGCATCGGCGACGACTGGATCAGCAATCTGGATGACTTGCGCAAACTAGAAGCCTACGCCGACGATTCGGACTTCCAGGATCGCTTCATCGAAGCCAAGGTGCTCAACAAGCAGCGCTTCGCTGACTGGTGCCGGCGGCGAATGGGAATCCAGCTCAACACCAACGCGCTGTTCGACGTGCAGGTGAAACGGCTGCACGAGTACAAGCGGCAGTTGATGAACATTCTCCAGGTCATCATGCGCTATCAGCGGTTGCTCGATGATCCCGGTTGCGATCTGCCGCCACGCGTGGTGCTGTTCGGGGCGAAGGCCGCCCCGGCGTACTCGCGGGCGAAGCTGATCATCAAGCTGATCAACGACGTGGCGTACACGATCAATCACGATCAACGCGTCAACAACCGACTGAAAGTGCTGTTTGTGCCGAACTATTGCGTCTCGCTGGCCGAACTGGTGATTCCCGCGGCGGATCTGTCCGAACAGATCTCAACCGCCGGCATGGAAGCCTCGGGCACGGGGAACATGAAGCTGGCGCTGAATGGGGCGCTGACGATCGGCACGCTGGATGGGGCCAATATCGAGATTCGCGACGCCGTCGGCGAGGAAAACTTCTTCCTGTTCGGCCTGACCGCCGAGCAAGTCGCCGAACAGCGGCCGACGTACGATCCGTGGACGATCTACAACGGAAGCGAACGCATAAGCCGGGCGCTACATGCGCTGACCGACGGAACGTTCAATTCGGATCGGCCGGATCTCTTCGCGCCGATCTTCGACTGGCTGACGCACGAGCGTGACTTCTACATGATCATGGCTGATATGGAGTCGTATCTGGCGGCACAGGATCAGGTCGATGCTCGTTGGCATGATACGCGTGGTTGGGCGCGCAGCGCGATTCTGAACGTCGCGCGCGTGGGCTACTTCTCCAGTGATCGGGCCGTTTGGGAATACGCTACGGAGACCTGGGGCGTGAAGCCGATTGCCATTCGCGTGCCGGCCCAGGTCCGCTCGCACCTGCCGCCCGCCAGCGGGCCGACCGAACCGACCCCGGCCATCGCAACGGTGAAGAGCTGA
- a CDS encoding HEAT repeat domain-containing protein, which yields MRRFAIVAALAAIVFTLASCTSSEQTVETDQAKPEPVQSAPAEQPQAQAPAEPAPAPEPAPAPESEPVKTTRYDAQLDEILPGLASEDVPTRQAARQGFENLCLNAARPGAEEERAELCQAIITRLRSETPKPLRVWMLRLVERIGRAECVPTLVGIMGENDVEVRDLARRSLQHNPSPEAAEALRNAYDLHDDLSWKVAIVNAVAARVEADGIHFLAERVEDENPAICRAGLAGLGGLTEPAATDTLTMRRKSLDPELRAVATDALLRTAEAHIARGWPRRATVIYRELYQNPANNQERDAGLMGLARSMGIDAYPILLPLIENGDPDLARVAAAGTQFAKGEAATLQLMQACDRAHGNARVILLDTLTERGDKRAYSAVRDALSDDDVEVRLAALRAMRVLGHGGAAVLIAQRAAAGNAAERNAARGTLRWLPGEDTNERIVAAFNEHESIDVRCELARALAARKYAAATPALLEATGADNAKLRQAAFEALSKLATLDDLPALVKRLIAETDADAREAAEEAVVNVALCETDQEARAEAVLSDFADTDGEVRASLVRVLGKLGGPQALAVIRASCAYEDERVVDAAVRALADWPNTEVLDDLMTIAKESENAAHRVLAIRGYTGIVNMRSDRPASESFEMLAAILPLAERVEDKRAILGALGRVPHESALWAVEAHLREPELQDEAGMAMLSIARALAAEQPDITHEALKRVGLAAKLSQPVVDEAVALAELLEEFQGYCGTWSYVGPYSAEDKKAEDIFAMSFPPENPGKAKLVWKTLHSTNPQNPWIFDLTPISHEPNCCVYVRTYIWSPGPKELNLELGSDDGIKAWLNDKLVAEHMAHRALTLASDVVPVGLARGWNCLLLKVVQVDGGWAFSAGFRTHDGKPPKGLRFAPAPEFVE from the coding sequence ATGAGACGATTCGCAATAGTCGCGGCCCTAGCGGCCATCGTGTTCACCCTGGCGTCGTGTACATCTTCTGAGCAGACCGTCGAAACGGATCAGGCCAAGCCCGAGCCGGTGCAATCTGCTCCGGCTGAACAGCCGCAGGCCCAGGCGCCCGCCGAACCGGCTCCTGCACCGGAGCCTGCGCCGGCCCCCGAATCCGAACCCGTCAAGACCACCCGCTACGACGCGCAGCTTGACGAAATCCTGCCCGGCTTAGCGAGCGAGGACGTACCAACACGGCAAGCTGCCAGGCAAGGCTTCGAGAATCTATGCCTCAACGCCGCCCGGCCCGGTGCTGAAGAAGAACGTGCCGAACTCTGCCAGGCGATCATCACCCGATTGCGCAGCGAAACGCCCAAGCCGCTCCGGGTCTGGATGCTGCGGCTGGTCGAGCGTATCGGTCGCGCCGAATGCGTGCCGACGCTCGTGGGAATAATGGGCGAGAACGACGTCGAAGTGCGTGACTTGGCCCGCCGATCGTTGCAGCACAATCCGTCACCGGAAGCGGCCGAAGCCCTGCGCAATGCCTATGACCTGCACGATGATCTGTCGTGGAAGGTGGCAATCGTCAATGCAGTTGCCGCACGCGTCGAGGCCGATGGCATTCATTTCCTCGCCGAACGGGTTGAGGACGAGAATCCGGCGATTTGCCGCGCCGGGCTAGCCGGTCTGGGCGGACTAACCGAGCCGGCCGCGACCGATACATTGACGATGCGGCGCAAGTCGCTCGATCCCGAACTGCGCGCCGTGGCGACGGATGCACTACTCCGCACTGCCGAAGCGCACATCGCCCGCGGCTGGCCACGCCGGGCAACGGTGATCTATCGTGAGCTTTACCAGAACCCCGCCAACAATCAGGAACGCGACGCCGGCCTGATGGGCCTGGCGCGTTCGATGGGCATCGATGCCTATCCGATCCTGTTGCCGCTCATCGAGAACGGTGATCCGGATCTGGCCCGCGTTGCCGCCGCCGGAACGCAATTCGCAAAGGGCGAAGCCGCGACGCTGCAACTGATGCAAGCCTGCGATCGCGCCCACGGCAATGCACGCGTCATCTTGCTCGACACGCTCACCGAACGCGGCGACAAACGTGCCTACTCCGCCGTGCGCGATGCTCTCAGCGACGATGACGTCGAAGTGCGGCTCGCTGCGCTGCGGGCTATGCGCGTGCTCGGCCACGGTGGGGCGGCGGTATTGATCGCCCAGCGCGCGGCCGCCGGGAATGCCGCCGAACGAAACGCCGCCCGCGGAACACTCCGTTGGTTGCCCGGTGAAGACACCAACGAGCGAATCGTCGCTGCATTCAACGAGCATGAGTCGATCGATGTCCGTTGCGAACTGGCTCGCGCTTTGGCCGCGCGCAAGTACGCCGCAGCGACGCCCGCTTTGCTCGAAGCCACCGGCGCTGACAACGCTAAACTTCGCCAAGCGGCGTTCGAGGCCCTGAGCAAACTCGCCACACTGGACGATCTGCCTGCCCTCGTGAAGCGGCTCATCGCCGAGACCGATGCCGATGCACGCGAAGCCGCCGAGGAGGCGGTCGTTAACGTGGCGCTCTGCGAAACGGATCAGGAAGCCCGGGCCGAAGCCGTGCTTAGTGACTTCGCCGACACGGACGGCGAGGTCCGCGCGAGCCTCGTACGCGTGTTGGGCAAGCTTGGCGGACCGCAGGCCTTGGCCGTAATCCGCGCATCGTGTGCGTACGAAGACGAACGCGTTGTCGATGCCGCCGTGCGCGCCTTGGCCGACTGGCCCAATACGGAAGTCCTCGACGATCTGATGACGATCGCCAAGGAATCGGAGAATGCGGCCCACCGCGTGCTCGCGATCCGTGGCTACACGGGAATCGTAAACATGCGCAGCGATCGTCCGGCCAGCGAGTCGTTTGAAATGCTCGCGGCGATTCTCCCGCTGGCCGAACGCGTCGAAGACAAACGGGCGATCCTGGGCGCCCTCGGGCGCGTGCCTCACGAAAGCGCGCTGTGGGCCGTCGAAGCCCACCTACGCGAGCCGGAATTGCAGGACGAAGCCGGCATGGCGATGCTCAGTATCGCCCGAGCCCTCGCCGCCGAGCAGCCCGATATCACCCACGAGGCACTCAAACGCGTCGGCCTGGCGGCGAAGCTCAGCCAACCGGTCGTGGACGAGGCCGTGGCCCTGGCCGAACTGCTCGAAGAGTTCCAGGGCTATTGTGGAACGTGGTCGTACGTCGGGCCGTACAGCGCTGAAGACAAGAAGGCGGAGGATATCTTCGCGATGTCCTTCCCGCCCGAGAACCCCGGCAAGGCGAAGCTCGTCTGGAAGACGCTGCACAGCACGAATCCGCAGAACCCCTGGATCTTTGACCTGACGCCGATCAGCCACGAGCCCAACTGCTGCGTCTACGTCCGCACGTACATCTGGTCGCCGGGACCGAAAGAACTGAACCTGGAACTGGGCAGCGACGACGGCATTAAAGCCTGGCTCAACGACAAGCTCGTCGCCGAGCACATGGCTCATCGCGCGCTTACACTCGCGTCGGACGTCGTGCCTGTTGGATTGGCCCGCGGTTGGAACTGCCTGTTGCTCAAGGTGGTGCAGGTCGATGGCGGCTGGGCGTTTAGCGCCGGATTCCGAACGCACGACGGCAAACCGCCGAAGGGCCTGCGGTTCGCTCCGGCGCCGGAGTTCGTCGAATAG
- a CDS encoding tyrosine-protein phosphatase → MRRKVWHILALTLVFLPAGCGTAVFDDFAPLLPVDNFAVIESERAYRSAQVDRTTLAMMIDNLELKTVINLRGANPSEQWYINEKAVCDEKGVTLVDIRWSARELPSQEELLKYYDAIKSVQEPILIHCKAGADRTGAAAAIWRMTIPGEARETARFQLNPFYGHFQAFTPYMDELVAIYQTSRDWIVNEYTGMP, encoded by the coding sequence ATGCGGCGCAAAGTCTGGCACATTTTGGCACTGACGCTGGTGTTCCTGCCGGCCGGTTGCGGGACGGCGGTGTTCGACGATTTCGCGCCGCTGCTGCCGGTGGACAACTTTGCCGTGATCGAAAGCGAACGGGCCTACCGCAGCGCCCAGGTCGATCGCACGACGCTGGCGATGATGATCGACAACCTCGAGCTGAAGACTGTGATCAATCTCCGCGGTGCCAACCCCTCCGAGCAGTGGTACATCAACGAAAAAGCGGTCTGCGACGAGAAGGGCGTTACGCTCGTTGACATTCGCTGGAGCGCCCGCGAGTTGCCGTCACAGGAGGAATTGCTGAAGTATTACGATGCCATTAAGAGCGTCCAGGAACCGATTCTGATCCACTGCAAGGCCGGCGCGGATCGCACCGGTGCCGCCGCGGCGATCTGGCGTATGACGATTCCGGGCGAAGCACGCGAAACCGCCCGCTTCCAACTCAACCCGTTCTACGGCCATTTTCAGGCCTTCACACCGTACATGGACGAACTGGTTGCGATCTACCAGACCAGCCGGGATTGGATTGTCAACGAATACACCGGCATGCCGTAG
- a CDS encoding Gfo/Idh/MocA family oxidoreductase, whose protein sequence is MEQCVMAKTGSVTRREFVKGAATAAAAMAAPYIVPASALGKSGFTAPSERLTMGFIGVGNMGGGHLHNFLNNDDVQIVAISDVDAVKRGKARKKVIEQYAAKKPSGTYDGCEEYNEFEQLLARPDIDIVLIAVPDHWHAMIAIAACKAGKDVYCEKPLSLTIREAEAMVAAARRYNTVFQTGSQQRSSSNFRLACELVRNGRIGKLERVIVGIGPPSTEKCFEPEPVREGLDWNRWLGPAPWSPYNAERCSGDYSGGWRYVRDYSGGMTTDWGAHHIDIAQWGMGMDGNGPVEILPPPERNGEGLMYKYANGVTLERGEANGILFIGTDGKVEVNRGYFRTWPEEIGQEPLGPNDLHLYESPGHQVDWLNCVRSRKRPICDVAIGASSVTVCHLGNICYWLNRPIKWDPQKREIIGDEAASRWLDRPKRSPWRLYL, encoded by the coding sequence ATGGAGCAGTGCGTCATGGCGAAAACGGGATCCGTTACGCGGCGCGAGTTTGTTAAGGGTGCCGCAACAGCGGCCGCGGCGATGGCCGCCCCTTACATCGTGCCGGCGAGTGCGCTCGGCAAATCAGGCTTCACCGCCCCGAGCGAACGACTGACGATGGGATTCATCGGTGTGGGCAACATGGGGGGCGGCCACCTGCACAATTTCCTCAACAACGATGATGTGCAGATCGTGGCCATCAGCGATGTGGACGCCGTCAAACGCGGCAAGGCCCGCAAGAAAGTGATCGAACAATACGCCGCGAAGAAGCCGAGCGGCACATACGACGGCTGTGAAGAGTACAACGAGTTTGAACAACTCCTCGCCCGGCCGGATATCGACATTGTCCTGATCGCCGTCCCCGATCACTGGCACGCCATGATTGCCATCGCGGCCTGCAAGGCCGGCAAGGACGTCTATTGCGAAAAACCGCTGTCGCTGACGATTCGCGAAGCGGAAGCAATGGTCGCCGCCGCCCGGCGCTACAACACCGTCTTCCAGACCGGCAGCCAGCAGCGTTCGTCGAGCAATTTCCGCCTGGCGTGCGAGCTGGTGCGCAACGGCCGCATCGGCAAGCTGGAGCGCGTCATCGTCGGCATCGGCCCGCCGTCGACCGAAAAATGCTTCGAGCCCGAGCCCGTGCGCGAGGGACTCGATTGGAACCGCTGGCTCGGCCCGGCTCCGTGGAGTCCCTATAACGCCGAACGTTGCAGCGGCGACTACAGCGGCGGCTGGCGCTATGTGCGTGATTACTCCGGCGGCATGACGACTGACTGGGGCGCGCACCACATCGACATTGCCCAGTGGGGCATGGGGATGGATGGCAACGGCCCGGTCGAGATTCTCCCGCCGCCGGAGCGCAACGGCGAAGGCCTGATGTACAAGTACGCCAACGGCGTCACGCTCGAACGCGGCGAGGCCAACGGCATTCTTTTCATTGGCACGGACGGCAAGGTCGAGGTCAACCGCGGTTACTTCCGCACCTGGCCCGAGGAGATCGGCCAAGAGCCGCTCGGCCCGAACGACCTGCATCTCTACGAAAGCCCCGGCCACCAGGTGGATTGGCTCAATTGCGTGCGTTCGCGCAAGCGTCCGATCTGCGACGTGGCGATCGGTGCCAGCTCGGTCACAGTGTGCCACCTCGGCAACATCTGTTACTGGCTGAACCGGCCGATCAAGTGGGATCCCCAAAAGCGTGAGATCATCGGCGACGAAGCGGCCAGCCGCTGGCTCGATCGCCCAAAGCGTAGTCCCTGGCGTCTTTATCTTTAA